CCAATGTCTTCCTGCGGGGTTTGTAGGTTCTGTAGGGCGAATAATAACGGTCATTGTCTGGGTGATTCAGAGGGTCCCGGGGGATGGCGTCTTGGTGGTCTGATTAACGGGGTTCAAGCTCAGTTTGCCAGGATACCGCTTGCAGATAATTCACTTCACAAACTTCCCTCTGGCCTCGATCCAAAGGTTGGCATATTGGTGTCTGATGTTCTTCCGACTGGCCATGAAGTGGGTGCACAGGCTGGGCAGGTTACTCTCGGTAGTGTAGTTGCCGTAATTGGCTGCGGCCCTGTTGGATTGGGCGCAATTGTTACGAGCTTGCTTTACTCACCTTCAAAGGTAATTGCAGTTGATGCTGACTCTAACCGTCTTGAGTTAGCCCGAAAGTTGGGTGCGACAGATACCGTGCGTGTCAATAGGGAAAGGCCTCTTGATGCAATTGAAGATGTTAAGAAGCTCACAGAAGGTGGCTTCGGGGTCGATGTTGCGATAGAGGCGGTTGGTGTTCCGGTAACTTTCAGTATGGCGCTTGGGATTGCTGCGCCCGGTGGGAGAGTTGCCAATATTGGTGTTCATGGGGCACCGGTTGACTTTCCCCTCCAAGACCTGTGGGACAAAAACATTGCCGTAACACTGGGCATTGTTAGTACACATACGATTCCCCTCCTTCTTGCTGCGCTTTCTGAGGGCAAAATCGATGCAAGTCAATTCGTTACACATGAGTTTGATCTGTCCGATTTGGAGAGGGCGTATGATGTTTTCTCTGCTGCGGCTCAACACAACGTCGTCAAGGTAGCTATTAGAGCTTAAGCTGAGTTTTTATAAACGCCCGCCGGGGATAACTGGCGGGCGTTTTGTTATAGAAGAGTGCGTTACAGCTGTATTCCTTGAGCATTGTAATTCCTGAATTACTGTTTAGTCAGTTAATAAATTACGTTGATGAAAGTACGCGCGTACTCTTTTCAAGAGGGTGTCCAGTTTTCCGTAGAGTGACGCGTAGCTTTTCTCTGTCTTAAATACGCCATAAATACGAATCAAGCCATTTTTTGTTTTAATAGCTGCAGTAAATAAGAGATTGGATTTTGCTGCCGGACTGCTACCTGTCTTTATTCCGTCAATTCCGTTTATACCCAACGCTTTATTCGTATTTCTTACCAACCCTATATTTGGAATGCTAGCTTCTTTTAAGCGCATTATCCCGCGTAAAACAGGGTTAGAGTAAGCTTTTTTCGCAAGCACGATAAGGTTATCGGCGGTGCTTACATTTCTGTCATCCAATCCACTTGCCTCATAAATATCAGTGTTATATAGGCCGTTCTTATCAAGCCATTCTCTAGCAAATTTTGGATAAGACTTTCCGTAAAGATGCTTTACAAGA
The sequence above is a segment of the Tropheryma whipplei str. Twist genome. Coding sequences within it:
- a CDS encoding zinc-dependent alcohol dehydrogenase family protein, which produces MKALVYHGPGKRSLDTVDDPTIKLGTDVILEMETTTICGSDLHILKGDVAAVKPGTVLGHEGIGKIVEVGKDVKSHSVGDRVIVSPMSSCGVCRFCRANNNGHCLGDSEGPGGWRLGGLINGVQAQFARIPLADNSLHKLPSGLDPKVGILVSDVLPTGHEVGAQAGQVTLGSVVAVIGCGPVGLGAIVTSLLYSPSKVIAVDADSNRLELARKLGATDTVRVNRERPLDAIEDVKKLTEGGFGVDVAIEAVGVPVTFSMALGIAAPGGRVANIGVHGAPVDFPLQDLWDKNIAVTLGIVSTHTIPLLLAALSEGKIDASQFVTHEFDLSDLERAYDVFSAAAQHNVVKVAIRA
- a CDS encoding D-alanyl-D-alanine carboxypeptidase family protein translates to MERTQSPHTVDISQRYFADSSLSLLPHLLDPDIKHIALDVDGHPELKLRKGNKGKHPIASISKVILALMLIERYSLSELNDGPNITYDTEDVSFFRNSVKDGDSYAPVYAGLTLTLKQSLIPLMLPSANNYATSLVKHLYGKSYPKFAREWLDKNGLYNTDIYEASGLDDRNVSTADNLIVLAKKAYSNPVLRGIMRLKEASIPNIGLVRNTNKALGINGIDGIKTGSSPAAKSNLLFTAAIKTKNGLIRIYGVFKTEKSYASLYGKLDTLLKRVRAYFHQRNLLTD